The genomic stretch TCGCTGCTTGCAACTGTTGCCAAGAATAAGCTTTTTATCTTTGAGCACCAAGAATAACCTTTTATGAGACGAACCGACAATCTcactctttattttttttattatcttCCGAGCATAAACATTCTTGGATGATAGTATCAAAATTAAGACATCCAAACTAAAGGACAGAAGCATAAACATCCATGTTTCCTAGCTAGCTGGTACCAGTATATTGTTTATTGAAGTAGCAAATGCATGGATAGTAGGAGTATTGCGCTGCAAACCTCAAGACACTTGTAGTaggaaaaaatatgaaacattttATAACTCTATCGCTTTATACACTATGTGAAATTGAATGTTAAATTTGTACTTCATCTGTTCTAAATTATGTCTTTTCTAGATATGTTTTTGTTATATGTCTAGACGTAGTGTATACATTGGAATGCTTGGAAGCAGGTAACTGATGCTTCAAGATCAAGTATCGAAGCAGAATCCAGGATTTCTTTATCCTTAACATTGAGAGCGGTAACACTTGCATGATTATAGAGAAGATCGCCCCCCCATAATACTTGTTTCAAATATAGAGAACTTTCTATCTGACTAGGTACATTGCTGCTATAtacttaaaaaaacaaaaatgacTTATAGTTTAAAATAGATGAAGTACTTTGGAAGATATCAAGCAGAAACTATTGAAAAACAACATTTCAAAGACATTAATATTTTCCTTATATACCGTGTTTATTTGTGACCTAAGGGGATTGTGGGTTAAAAAGGAAGGAAAATGACCATATCACAAAAATAGCTTTAGTTTTGTTATAAGTTAATAGAAAAATGTATAAACATCTATAAATTATAAACAAGATTCATTCAATACACCATGAAATCTATTTGATAGCATGTTTATACATATTTAATATATATTGTAGATCTtaatatattttctataaacttgatTAAAGTTACAAGGTTGACttaaaacaaaactaaaatgatTCATGATTTGAAATGAATTGAGTAAAATTCAATATCATTCTTAGGCAAACTATCATAAATTTGACAAAATATAAAAAAGTATTAACATCTATAAGTAtgctatatgaaaatatatgccAAGGAATCTATGTAATGATGCTTAAGTGATATCTTAGATAGTATTACTTTTTCCCTAAAATTTTATATTAGCTAATCTTGTGATTATATAATAGTTTAATTTAGAATAGATAAACTAAAAGTCTTTAAGTGGATTTGTTTGGTGCCAATCAACGAGGTATTCTTGACTGACCTTCGTCTTCCGACACGACTGTGCAGGGCTGTGATGCCTCCGTCCTCCTCACCGTGAACCCTGGCGGCGGCCAGACCGAGCGTGACGCCGTGCCAAACAACCCGAGCCTCCGCGGCTTCGACGTGATCGACGCCGCCAAGGCCGCCGTTGAGCAGAGCTGCCCGGGCACCGTGTCGTGCGCCGACATCGTGGCCTTCGCCGCCCGCGACAGCATCAGCCTCACCGGGAGCGTCTCGTACCAGGTCCCCGCCGGCCGGCGCGACGGCCGCGTGTCCAACTCGTCGGACACCGTCGACCTGCCCGCGCCCAGCTCCACAGCGCAGACCCTCATCGACAAGTTCGCGGCCAAGGACCTCACCTTGGAGGACATGGTGGTCCTCTCCGGCGCCCACACCGTCGGCCGCTCCTTCTGCGTCTCCTTCTTCCAGCGCGTCTGGAACACAAGCACGAACCCCGCTACGGCAATCGTACGTGTACTACGCCGACATGGCTGACGACGACGATGCATCGCCACCGGCCAATTCACCACTCACGCTCACGCATGACGACGACGCATATATGTGACACGTGCCGTGTATGTGTGCGTGTGTGCGCAGGTGGACGCGGGGCTGAGCTCGTCGTACGCGGCGCTGCTACGCGCGCTGTGCCCGTCGAACACGACGCAGACGACGCCGATCACGACGGCCATGGATCCCGGGACGCCCAACGTGCtggacaacaactactacaagctCCTGCCACGCGGCATGGGGCTCTTCTTCTCCGACAACCAGCTGCGCGTGAACACGCAGATGGCCGCGCTGGTGAGCAGCTTCGCGGCGAACGAGACGCTGTGGAAGGAGAAATTCGCGGCGGCGATGGTGAAGATGGGCCGCATCCAGGTGCAGACGGGGGCGTGCGGGGAGGTCCGTCTCAACTGCGGCGTCGTCAACCCGAGTTCATACTCGTCGCCGTCGACGGTGGTGGAGCTGGGTTCGAGCGCGCCAGCCGCCGTCGATGAAGAGGGCTACGCCGCCGCGAGCTAATAGCTTCCTAAATCTGCCGCCGTCGTTGTCGATGATTGATTTTCTCGCTTTCAACCCTGCTTTTCATTTTGTCGCGTGGACTGTAGTTTTGTTGTGTCGATGATCTTTGTTGTGTGCCAGTGCCACTAAACGTATGCATCCTGGCCGGACTCTTAACTTCGGTGGTGGGTAATAAGCACATGTACGAGTAAGTTGAGAATTTCTGTCAATTCCCTTAAGTGTTGTTACTAGCGTGTGTTCCTATGTGGATCTGACAATACCAAGCCACACCATGGCTTGACATGCTGCCAGGAGCTAGCCTGCAGCAGCTATGATCAatagcaaggccttgtttagttcacgattTTTTTGGttcggctactgtagcatttttgtttgtatttgtcaattattattcaaccatgaactaactagactcaaaaaactcgtctcacaaattatagcaaACTATGAAATtagttttttaatctatatttaatgtttcatacatgcatccaaagattcaatgcgatgagaaatcttaaaaaattttagcaactaaacaaggcctagtagtATGGTTGAGAGATTAGAGTTAATGGTGGGGAGAGAAACGAGGAGGTAGAGGCTGGGCAGCTCTATTTATATATCCTATAATCAAAGGACATGTATAACCCACAGACGGGTGATTGTCTTTAAGGCCAGtttcaatgcatgttttatgagagtatcatgcacattaaatatggtaccacataagcaaaattgctgatttgtcagggtcattaaatgaagaaatttcatcagatgagagaggagttttatccccataaaactcgtgtggctcggttacctagtttatagtcttggtaactgtgacatgaaactatacattgagactagcctaagcGTCTCGAATCTATCATACAGACGAATATAAAAGACAGGTCATACAACCTATAGATGGTCTCATAGTCTGTAagctgtttaatgctttacatataTCTAAGATCAACTGTAAATAAAGTTTTGTATGTCATTGTGTGGctatttgaagaaaatatgtcaATCATAAATAAGAGCAATGTGATTACAATATTTTTTAGGGACCATAGACATAAATCATATATTGTTTTATACGTGCAACATGTTTTTGAAAACCATCGGCTGGGTGGAGAAGGGGAGCAGTTTGTAACTGGCAAAGATTTATTCACATTCATAATCATAAAGTAAAGCTCTTTTCTCATTCCAGCGTGCACACTAGTGTCACAAAAATAACTACAAGGGCAGCAGTAGTCTAGCGCCCGATTCACACATTCAGAACAATAGCTAGAAGGGggaagtatatatatatgataaacGGCacattcagaaaaatcacagtGCTCACAGACTTGCTCTAACTGAAGATTCAGAAAATTGGCTAGTAGGTACCAGAAATCTGAAACTGATAGCTACCTCCGCTGGACCTGATGTCTCGATAGATTCAGAAATCGATATGAAACTGAATTTGATTAGGCTGTCCACTCCACCCCATTCCCATAATCCCAGCAAGTGCTCCTACTCCTACTAGGAGCAAGTAGCAACTGCAACTCCCCCTCTCCTTCCTGCCGaactctggccttgtttaggccttgtttacttccaaaaaattttacaaaataagaatagtactattttcgtttgtatttgacaaatattgtctaattatagactaactaggctcaaaagattcgtctcgtcaatttcgaccaaactgtgcaattagtttttatttttatctatatttaatactccatgcatacgtctaaagattcgatgtgacggggaatctgaaaaattttgcaaaatttttgaggaactaaacaaggcccttcatccaaaaaccaaaaagttttcaaaattccctatcacatcgaatctttcagcacatgcatgaagtattaaatatagataaaaataaaaactaattacatagtttaactgtaaaatcgcgagacgaatcttttggtcctaattagtctatgattagacaatatttgtcataaacaaacgaaagtgctacagtatcgaaatccaaaatctttttacatctaaacaaggcctctttTTTTTGTTCCCCCACTCCTCCTTTCATGATTCCCAACTATAGCAAGTGGTCTACTGAACTCTCAATTCCAGCCTACTGAAAACTGATGTGACCTTAAATCCTTTGTTTAAACAGAGTTCCTTGTCTTTTGCCAAAGCATGCAAACAACCTATGCCACCCTATATTAATTAATGTTTTCATTAGTGTAGATGCTATATCAGCACATGCAGATTGGGTCTTTGGGGGTCATGTTGTGCCGCGTGGTAGTGGTGGTGTGGCGATCTCATCAGATAAACCCAGTAGAGGTGCAAGTTTTCCCTTTCCGTTTTTTTAACCTGTTGATGTCTTCCTTTACTTTCTTGACAGAATAACAAATTGATCATACGTACTACTAGAAGTAATTTACAGCTTTAGCCCTTTTAATCACTAGAAGTAATTTATAGTTTTAACCTTTTTAAATAATACATCTCATAAACACACACGAGCACTAACACTTATGGACAATCCTGAGCATCACATCTTGAAATTGATGAAATCATTGTAGATGTATAACGGACACATCAATTAACATTGAGAAGAATAGAATTGCTAAGAGCAGCTCCAAGAGATTATCTAAAAGTACTAGCtaaatttactgatttagctactctctCAAATAGATTTGACAAGAAAATACTAAAGTGCTCCAACAGACTCTGTATTGAATAGCTAGTGAGGTACGCTATCCAAAAGTAGAGAGCGAGGGAGGTGGGATGGAGAGCCACTAAATTTAGAGTCATTTACAAAGTCTGTTGGAGACGTTTTTCCTTCAACAATAGCTAAATTTATCTTTACAAAATAATTTGGCTAATCTGTTGGAGATGGTCTAAGAGCTTATTTTAGCATGGCTTCTCTAGAGGAGTTAGGTCATTTGAGGAAGAGTCATCGTATAAACAACTTAGACTGTTTTACTATTCACCAAAAAAATGAATCCTCCTCTAAACTTAAAAATAGTTCTGACTTCTCCACTATTGACCAGAAAATGACTATTCTCCTAAAGTATTTAATACGGCTTCTCCGTAGAAGCTTAGTAGTCCGAGCCAAACCAAACAAGCACAACTAATGGTCGTGTCGTTAGATTCAGAAATCTGAAAATGATAGCAATTCAGGTATCACGCATGCATCTCTGTCAATGTTGGGGAAGCTGCCTCCGGTGGATGCACCGCTGGAGGATGGCGCCGTCGTCGCGCCATTAACAACaacactgttgatatttggtaacgcaataagaattgatccgcaaacgtacggatatcggtgagcacttcacccgggatgttatccagagtatcgtatttatatttttaccactatgagaaagcgtgcatctgactaatccggtctattactataacctttaggctacaaggaatgtgactcgatgtgagtgatgtatagagaagactacaaccgtaatctcgttTTAACCTTGGTAAAGATGATCTACTGTtttgttggggaggctcacggaatctagacaccacagaggatgttcgacccgcacctataaaccctatcgattctactaacgggatatggactacaaaggtaactcggaaatgtcacctcgctactaccacggtccagctagtcaggggatatctatgagtatcctagcccaaacaccacgtttacgctagagatgattactgtaaactctacgcgaagagatcaaagtaaactcataaaccaaagaacaataaaacaagaacttactagaatttagaagttgaaatactgaagaatcctaggagcaagcctcgggttagaagacttgatcccgcaggtacaaccttcgaagtagacaccgacagaccgggcttcctccgatctacacctccactctatctctctcaatctagtagaactagtctactctcacattggatgctaagccctaactctatgtagaggaaaggttatccttcgagggcactctcaactctataatgaacttgtcctcctccaggggccagggggtctgcttatatagtcccctcaggtgaacgtgggccgtcggatcaaaccgacattgattgaacggttatccttgatcctttaggtcggtggagcataatccgcgtgatTCACCGTGATTGgctacaggaggtgggcgggcgcccagggggatagggcgggcgccctgcccccgggtccgatcgccttcccgttcgttcccgtggcttctggagtcttctagatggtagaaaattgtgcggcacgttaatatctctatgtaatcccgacatgtgggcctttcttccatatttcctgataaccccctacagaaacagataaacaacaaaactcatggaattctgtcagatcaaaccctaattctaggtgttgtttgtatattggtcctttcccttgtttatttgataattaaaattgatacttaagaaccgtcaacaaatacccccatacttaggcttttactcgtcctcgagaaaaggatagttaagaaaaatatatggggttaaaacattgtaaaacatcttcttcatacctgcagggtgttgtaaaaattcactgtgtatCGTAGTCAcggaaatatatggtcaagagtagaggttctttcttcttaatcctgtcacttggagtttttgtatatttttgaaaagaaatttagcatacctttatcctcataagtTCTTAGGTCACtcattattttatatatctcactgaggctgttttaatttacaaaaattttcaagcatacttactttgcatttattgcctgatcaaaacgggatccgaggagaggaatgccatactcttagatcaaagactatgaaaattaaaaacttgtcaactcttactggcatattgcttattagagggaccatgagttatcattttcttctttcttttctcttctttttttcatgtggataccgaggtaccccaaattctactgccggacacttgtccattttttctgcgaggttgtcgagcacttgctcttttttatttcctcgaaattttcatatttttgcatagcccatgcctctaacgcaataatacttcggaagagtgaatctttctgaataaatgtgttgatcttaggagtatgataaatctctcaacaagggtctaactcattttgaacaaactcaatacagagcagataactttttataattattaatattttcaggtttagtaggcatataaaacactgaggatggtagctagaatttttgaataaattctcgaagcaacaatgatatcaagaataagatactctaccatctcacattccacaattacttaagtaacacagggttttttaaatgatttttcaataattgcaggttttcaggaaatatcacagagtgagattaatcatgattagagtcattttaatctttttaagttatcatgtcggagacaatattctacataatccaagatatatgtgtatgtgtaaagtgtgcagagtatgtacctgaatcgtggagtggtgtagtcgaagtacgtttggcgtgtcgagggatctcccccatacttgttttctactttcttgcataataaagtagagacacacaagacataataataataataataataataataataataataataataataataataataataataataataataataataataataataataataataatctttattaatcttgaggcatttattacaaatgattagtaatgaactgaagctaataatagatctaaaccaaatttaaggataaataacaaagatgcattgcctcatgatctaatctagataacttagcggcgctctaactccctaatcttcttattggcactagcaagatcatgcttaagacctagtataacggtgttctggttagagagctgcctagtgatagagttaatcggggactggagctctatgatgaccctgtctagcctacgaacgtcctcatcaatatctactatattcTTGTgatgcttaggaggtgtctgaAGAGCActgagagcatgcttcggggctgccttaggagggatgaaacggactttggctactCTAACCccctcgaagtaaggcctctcctactccatagtgtagcggatgctgctgatctcgtcgctccggttggtcttgactccaacgaccctctcattgggtctaggtggcaggatcctcgtgtcggctggcaccttgacggtggcctccttcttggctgatggtcctttaagaagtaggggctgcggtggtgcggtgagaactggttgagcatggtaggattgggcagaGCTGTGCTGGCGTGGTGGCATGGCTGCTAgccgtcgctctgtgttggccgggacgagagcgtgGGCGTTGGGGTCTTCCTTgagcttcttgttgaggtcgtaggggacaacttcccaatcgtcgtggaactcttcggccattggagcagcgagggactaagcaagctctaatagaagaaggagagaaggcttgaatacattggtgtttgaaaactgacgtcaggggtctgtttatataggagtcaaaaagtgcctctagggtttgctcgggctactccctgttgggtattttaaacgcaaacagaaaactccgcaagcgcacggataccgatgtagctttcacccgggagtattccagagtatcgattttccacagggaacgtgagtgtactaattaagattcaagatcgcccaaggataactatataattatttttggtgggaagagaggaaatttcctgagagttctctaattgatctaagaatcaagaattacttcaaagattatttattttgggacatcagaacactaaccacagaaagagatgagaaggggtctAGGAAGCTctcactacggtcctacaaacacctatccgaacgaggtggaatacgtcgaccgttagggctgtcactaccgcaggattgggtgcaattccaggtaattgcaagactaaacaccacgtctaatctattaattactactttagcgttataaagactagagcacttgatgcaagcgagaatccaataaataacttgaatgtaaataaaagtaattaaagaactcaggaattatgaattgaagaacctggagaacgacgaagaacgaaccagttgctgcaaaagtacaatgttgaggaagatccgacatacccgacttctccgctctcctcttctctctccctattttctagattacaactagaactaactagaactagaactagaggaactagaactagaactagatgaactagaggatcctctctacttggatgaagatttgaaaccctagctttgattttgtagaagaggtatgttctccaggggccttgcttatatagtctttttagatgaatctgggccgtcggatcaaaccgacattaatcgcacggttttccttgatcccttaggtcggtggagcacgatccgcgaagttgaccctCATTGGTCAccaaaggagggcgggcgccctgggccaggccccgttcttcctccgcttcgttctcgtggcttctggagtcttctagatgatagaaaattacgcggcacgttaatgtCTCTATGTACACCtggcatgtgggcctttcctccgtatttcctgataaccccctgcagaaatagacaaacaccaaaactcgtggaattctgtcagataaaaccctaagtctgggtgttggttgcatttggatcctttttcatgattagttgacggttaaatgtgagcattaaggaccgtcaacactcccgccgccgtgcgtgtgaaactttccatctgtatgGTTATTTAGTTTACCATAAATGGGTTTATCGCGACGGAGGAAATCGGGTCTGAGAGGAGGCagggcctgggcgcccgccctcatcatcagggcgcccgccctgtgcttggcccctctgtgggcccgcttcctcgagcgtgcttctagatgTAGACTTTATTCGAAAAATATATATGTGGCCCAAAAACGTCACATTAAAAAGGTCAGGCTCTAATTCTCCGTGGGAAGGTAGAAatggattgttgacggtccttaagtatcaaatttaattatcaaataaataaagaaaaggatccaaatgaaatcaagatctagacttagggttttatctgacagaattccacgagttttggtgtttgtctatttctgcagggggttatcaggaaatacggaagaaaggcccacacgtcgggattacatagagatattaacgtgccgcgcaattatcttacatctagaagactccagaagccacgagaccgaagcgaaggcgaaacggggccagaggcagggcgcccgccctcctgccctgggcgcccgccccctctaggagtccaatcaggactctgcttcgtcggAGATcttcaccgacctaaaggatgaatctaaaccatacaatctatgtcggtttgatccaatggcccatattcacttggagggactataaaaccagaccccctggcccctggaggagagagcctctcaaccctaattcattattcctcaagggagaagaagcctctgatcaagattagagccaccacatcaattagacatctagataagcatagctacataggattagaactagaaggagtcaatcttcgattggtttccggatctgtcaggaggattcttggtaattctctaattgtgcttctaattgctttctaattatctttgttcttcaatattatgaatatgactttgttctacttcaatatattgcttatgactttgctctacttgcttatattcaagattatattgttcttagtttatcatagttatatacttggcttagttagattcgatctatatacatgcttaggatcgtatagcgtttatccatcggatccatgggtaaatgatagatattgtgtaggcgtggtgcttataccgtatttatctgcgattgtacccaatatgccagatcgtggggtagttcgtgatagtgacagcttcattgattcttatatagtccccctctcgtgtattgggctggcagagcaacattattacaggggagtgattgctatgtttctcatttaccttgctaatatcactatgcatgggcgtagtcttgtctcacaatgattgctaagtatgcttgcactaattatgataatgctagactatatagttgagaataacttagggaatattcttgtagttcgttctaataccatgctaatgactttctagagtatctaattgaggtgcttatcatatttattatgtggctagatcagattagttatccttgtcactattattatttcatatatcttttatgtgacacttatccctgtatgaagagttagatataatgttctcaattatatatgcaatgatagatgctcaatctcataatctattctgtaatcaatagtgatgattgctaatcccttcctagtggtaaaaatataaataacgatacctggaatacttctcagttaaaatgctacatcggtattaatctgtgcgcttgcagatcccattcattatttatttagaagagcaattgcatatttcaataccgcgtctcttatatcatgctggggatgacaacttggcttaagtggtgtgagggataggtttagcatttttggcaccgttactagatttagagaacttagtctacttttggtaatgatgttaagaatacccaacaagcatttttggcgctgttgccggggaaggttgattaataatcaggaatagaataaaagattttgagttatcattcgcatcactaatatgattgagcttatctattctctcatacagttttaccccgatatttttctattttatcttatgcaggggaatgtatgaatagaagacatcttccaggaaattttgttgacaatcctgaagcattattcaagaagacgagagcaaagctcaagaagagatcatcaacacttcagcaagaagcttcatccaatcaagaagatcaccggaacttgtcttcagagttcgaagccatggcgaacaaatcaatccgcgagttctcagctcccactacggacaacatccgcactggacctgctgcagagatcgatggcaactttgagctcaaacctggacttatcaacatggtgcaatccaaccagttctgtgggaaggcacatgaagatgctagtgctcat from Sorghum bicolor cultivar BTx623 chromosome 3, Sorghum_bicolor_NCBIv3, whole genome shotgun sequence encodes the following:
- the LOC8086300 gene encoding peroxidase 1, whose amino-acid sequence is MAAKESKLTTTAGVAQRLAVVAACVLCLLPAMAHAQLRVGFYDTSCPNAEALVRQAVAAAFAKDAGIAAGLIRLHFHDCFVRGCDASVLLTVNPGGGQTERDAVPNNPSLRGFDVIDAAKAAVEQSCPGTVSCADIVAFAARDSISLTGSVSYQVPAGRRDGRVSNSSDTVDLPAPSSTAQTLIDKFAAKDLTLEDMVVLSGAHTVGRSFCVSFFQRVWNTSTNPATAIVDAGLSSSYAALLRALCPSNTTQTTPITTAMDPGTPNVLDNNYYKLLPRGMGLFFSDNQLRVNTQMAALVSSFAANETLWKEKFAAAMVKMGRIQVQTGACGEVRLNCGVVNPSSYSSPSTVVELGSSAPAAVDEEGYAAAS